The sequence ACGCTCGACGAGCTGCTCGGCATGGCCGACCGCATCGGCGTGCAGCGGAAGTGGATTCAGGGCCACCCCACGCTCTCGCTGCCGCAGGCGCGCAAGGCGTCGTGGGTGCATTTCGACATCTCCAAGGCCAAGCGCGCCTTGGCGGTGTCGGCCGGCGCCGTTGAAACGGACCAGTTCGGCGGCCTCGAATGGCAGGCACGCCGGCAGATCGCCAGCACCGACCCCGCCATCGTTCTCATCGGCGAGGCCCGCCTCGCCCGCGTCATGGAAGCGCGCAGGGCGCGCGAGACACAAGGGAGCCTGCTCTGATGGCCGGCAGCGTCAACAAGGCAATTCTCATCGGCCATCTCGGCCGCGATCCGGAAATCCGCACCTTCCAGAACGGCGGGCGCATCGCCTCGATGCGCCTCGCCACCTCGGAAACCTGGCGCGATAAGGACAGCGGCGAGCGCAAGGAGCGCACCCAGTGGCACAGCGTCGTCATTTTCAACGAGCCGCTGGTGAAGGTGGCCGAGCAGTACCTGCGCAAGGGCAGCAAGGTCTATGTCGAGGGGCAGATCGAGACGCGCAAGCACACCGATCAGGCCGGTGTCGAGCGCTATTACACCGAGGTGGTGCTGCGCCCCTTCCGGGGTGAAATCACCCTGCTCGATCGGCAGGAAACCGGCACGCGCGGCACGCCGGAGGATTACACCCGCACCGATCCGCCGCGCGAAGCCGCCGGCGCCACCCGCCGCTTCGGCGACCAGGGCGCCGCGACCGATATGGACGATGAGATTCCGTTCTAGGGGAGGGTGGGGCGATGCAGGCGCGCCTGTTCAACATCGACGAGGCGGCCGAGCGCCTCGGCATCTCGCCGCGCACCTTGCGCGAACATGTGCGCCATGGCGAAATCACCTTCATCGCCATGGGGCGGGGCACGGAGAAAATCCGGCGCATGTTTGCGGAGAGCGACCTTGATACCTTCGTCGAGCGCCGCCGGAGAAGCGAGCCATGTCCGTCTATAAACCCAAGGGGTCGCCGTTCTTCCACTACGACTTCCAGCGGGCCGGTCGTCGATTTTACGGCTCTACGGGCTGCAAAACGCGCCGCGAAGCAGAAGCCTTCGAACGCCTAGAGGTCAAGAAGGCCGCCGCCCTCCCGAAGGCCGCCGCTACCGAGCACGTGGCCATCACCCACGCCTGGGCGCGTTTTTGGGACGAGAAGGGCCAGCACGACGCCAAGTCCGATACCACCTTCGCCCGCATGGAGGCATTGCAGGACGGCCTGACAAAGGCGCTGCAGGCCCGCAACCGCTCCACCGCGATCAGCGAGATCGACGCGGACGTAATCGCCTCCTATGTCGCCACCCGGCGCGGCACGAAGGGGCGGAATGGCAAGCTGCTGTCGAATGCCAGCGTGAACCGCGAATTGCAGATCCTGCGCCGCATTCTCCGGCGTGCCCAGCGCGTCTGGAAAATGCCGGTGCATCTCCCGGCATGGGATGAGCTCATGCTGCCCGAGGCGGATGAGCGGGTAATCGACATCTCCCGCGACATCGAGGCCGACATCATCGCCCGCATGCGCCCCGATTTCCGCGCCGCGGCGCGATGGCTCATCCTGTCCGGCCTGCGCGCCGGCAACGCTCTGCCGTTCGATCCCGCCAATGTCGATTTCGCCATGGGGCTGATCACCGTCATGCAGAAGTCCCGCAAGCCCGGCGGGCGCATGCACGTGCTGCCGATAACTGCCGCCATGGCAACACTGCTGGGCAACGAGATCGGCCACCTTCCGGATGCCGTCTTCACCTATGTCGCCCGGCGAACCCGAGAGGGCAGGGTGCGTGGCCAGCGCTATCCCATCACGCCGGAGACCTTCTATAACGAGTTCAAGGCCGCCGCCGTCGCCGCCGGGCTTCCCGATCTGCGCCCGCATGACCTGCGCCACGTCGCTGGCACCCGCACGCTGCGCGCCTCAGGTGGCAATCTCCGCGCCGCCCAGCGGCATCTGGGCCACTCCCGAATCTCGACCACCACCAAGTACGCCCACTACATGCTCGACGAGCTGAGGGACGCCATGGCCGCTGCACATTCTCCCGAAGAAAATCCCGAAACAGCAGGAGGGAAGGGCGGTAACCAGTTGGACAGAAACACGAAACCGTCTTCTGCCTCCCGGTCTTGAAAACCGCCGTGGGTGCAAGCCCACCGTGGGTTCGAATCCCACCCCTTCCGCCACCATCCCACCGCGCGACGAGGGCGAGCGGCGGGGTGGGGGCTGACCGGATGTCGACGTCATTTCGAGAGAGTGTTTTCCCGGTCCAATCGGCATGCCATCGGATCGTGACGGGCTCTAGAAGCGGTAGGTCACGCCCAGGATCGGCCCCTGCATCAGCACGTCGTAGAGAAAGGCGCCGCTCTGATAGTCGACCGACAGGGCGCGATAGCCGGCACGCAGCGCGAGCTGGTCGCTCCACTGATAATTGACCGTCGCGATCGCCTGCCAGGTGAGGCTTGAGCCGACATCGAAACCACCAATGTCGCCGACCAGCGTGAGGCTCCACGGCCCGCCGAGCCGGGCGATGGCGCGGCCGGCGATGACCGGGTCGACCCAGCTTTCCGACTGGGCATATTCCAGTACCGAGGGCAGTCCCGGCGCCACGGTAAGCCGGTTGTCGAGGTGCCAGAAGCGAAGGCCGGCGCCGGCATCAAGGTCCAGCATGTCGGACTCATAGAGCCGGTACAGCACGTCGCCCTGCAGAGTCAGGCTGCGCGAGCGCACCTCGACCTCGGCCCCATAAGGGCCGGGCAGCGCGCCGGTCGGGGTCACCTGCGTGAACATGAGATCGGCGAGAAAACCCCAGCGGCCGACGCGCATTTCCCCCGCGCCCATCACCGCGCCGTTCAAATCCTGCAGGATGTCGCGGAAGCGCAGATCAATGTCGACCGCGGGCAGCGGCGGAAGGGTGGAACTCGTGCCCTTAAGCGCGCTGGCCCAGAGATAGAGGGTAGCGGAGAACATCGGCATGTCGCTGGTTGCCACCGGATCCGGCAGGCGCACGGCCGGCACGACGGCGTCGACATCCGCCGCCTGTGCCGGAGAATGGGCGAGGGCGACCAGGGCAGCCGCCGCAAGCGGCATGAGGCGACAACAGCCGAGGGTCGACAGCGAGCGCGCGCGCATCAATCGTTCTCCAGGCCCATCTCGTAGAGCGCCTCGCCGGGCTGCGCCAGAGGCGCCGACAATGTCGTCTTCAAAGCCGCACTGTAGAAGAGGGGCGGTGCCATGGTGCGGGCGAAATCCACCACGCGCTGCTGCATCTGCGCCACCTTGTCGGGACGGGCGGCGGAGAGGTCACGGCTCTCGGAAGGGTCGCTGGCAAGATCGAACAGCTCGACCCTGGGCGGCAGGGCGACATGCCAGACCAGTTTCCACTCCCCCTCGCGCAGAGCGCCCTGGGTGGGATCGACATTGTAGAGCACCTCCGCCCGGCCGGTCGCGCCGGCCGCGAGCACCGGCCAGGCATCGCCGCCATCCAGCACCGGCGCACGGCCGAGGCTGGCGCCGGCGAGCCTCGCCAGCGTCGGCAGCATGTCGACCACATGCATCACGCCCTCCGCCGTGCCCGGCGCAATGCGCCCCGGCCAGTTGGCCAGCGCGACCACGCGGGTGCCGCCTTCATAAAGCGTGCCCTTGCCCTCGCGCAGCGGTGCATTGCTGGGCGGCAGTTCGCCGGTTACGGCTCCCTCGCCGGCGAACATCTTGTTGCGCGTGCCGCCATTGTCGCTGTGAAAGACGATCAGAGTGTTCTGGCGCAGGCCGCGCGCATCGAGCGCGGCGACCACCTTGCCGATCTGCTCGTCCATGGCGGTGATCATCGCCGCATAGGCGCGCCGCTGGGGATCGGCAATGGCGGCGTATTGGTCGAGATAGGATTGCGGTGCCTGATAGGGCGTGTGGGGGGCGGTGAAGGCGAGATAGAGGAAAAGCGGCGTCGCCGCATCATGCCCGCTGATCTGGCGGACCGCCTCGGCGCCGAACAATTCGGTGTCGTAGCCCTCCTCCTTCAGCAGCGCGTTGTCGCGGTACCAGTCGGTGACGCCATGCGCCTCATGCCTGAAATGGTCGATCTCGCCGACCAGCGGCCCGTAGAAGGAATCGAAGCCGCGCTGGCGCGGCCAGTATTTCCGCTCGGCATGGCCGAGATGCCATTTACCGACCAGGGAGGTGCGATATCCGACTTCTTTAAGCGCCTGCGGCAGCAGGAATTCGTCGGTCGCCAGCCCATAATCGGCCCCGGAGGGGATGACGCCGACCTGCAGCCCGTAGCGCATGGGGTAGCGCCCCGTCATCAACGCCGCCCGGGTCGGCGTGCACATGGGCTGGGTGTAGAACTGGCCGAGGCGCGCACCTTCCGCCGCCAGCCTGTCGAGATGCGGCGTGCGTATGTCCGAGCCGTGGAAACCGACATCGGCGAAGCCGAGATCGTCGGCCATGATGTAGAGGATATGCGGGCGCGGCGCATTTTCCGCCCGCGCCCCCGCGGCGAGCAGGGAGAGGCCGGAAACGGCGGCGAGAAAACCGGCGCTGCCGGCAAGTACATCCCGCCGGCTGGGCGCGCCGGCGGGCGCGGCGGTGGAGGGAAGATCACGTTCGGTCACGGCGTTTCCTCGGCTTCGGCTCGTCAGGCGCGTGGGAAATCAGGGGAGCCAACACGGCGGATGCAGCGGAAACCGATATGCACCGAGGCCGTGTCGAGCGTCTGGGGGTGGCGCGCGGCGGGACGGTAGCGCCGGCAATAGCTTGGCGCGCACAGATGCGAACCGCCCTTGAGCACCTTGCGCGGCAGCGGCCGGCCGGGGGCAAACAGGTCAAGGCTGTCCGCCCGCCGTGCCCCGCGCGGGTTGCGCGACACGCAGCAGGGCTTGGCGGCCGGAAGCGTTTCGCCATGGCTGGGCGCATACCAGTCGTCAGTCCACTCCCAGACATTGCCGATCATGTCGAACAGGCCGTAGCCATTGGCAGGGAAGGCGAGGACGGGCGAGGTGCCGATATAGCCGTCCTCGCCCAGATTCTCGTGCGGAAACATGCCCTGCCAGGTGTTGGCACGATGAAGACCGCCCAGCACCAGCGTCTCGCCCCAGGCGAATTCCGCGCCGTCGAGCCCGCCACGGGCAGCGAATTCCCACTCCGCCTCACTCGGCAGCTCCTTGCCGCACCAGTGCGCATAAGCCAGAGCGTCCTCATGGGCGACATGCACGACCGGATGGTCGAGGCGATCGTCGACGCCGCTTCCCGGCCCCTGCGGGTGGCGCCAGTCGGCACCCGGCACGAAGCGCCACCAACGGGTCCAGTCCTCACGCGCCACCGGCGCTTCCGGCGCGGTGAAGACGAGGGAGCCTGGCGCGAGCAGGCGCGGATCGGCGTCCGGATAATCCTCAGCCCGTGGCTCACGCTCCGCCAGGGTCCGGTAGCCGGTGGCGGCGACGAAGGCGGCGAAGGCCCGGTTGGTCACCGGCGTGCGGTCAATGAAGAATCCATCGACGGCGACCCGGTGGGCGGGCGCTTCCTCAGGGTAATGGCGGTCGGAGCCCATGGTGAAGAGCCCCCCGGGAATCCACGCCATGGAAACCGGGCTCGGCGCCGCAGGGTCGCAGTCGCCCTCGGCCAGAAATGTCACCTGCATCGCGGCTCCGCTGCCCTCACGCCGGTGCCGCAGCCTGCACGCTCCGGCCCGGCGCCGCAGCCTGGAAAGGCCGCGGATCAGGACGCTAGCACCGCGCCGGAACCAGGCTCAATTGCCATTTGGCGCCAGTTGCGACCGGCGCCAGAGCTGCGGCGCATCGCCCTCCCACCGGCGGAAGGCACGGATGAAATGGGCGGGATCGCTGTAGCCCAGCAGGCGGGCAATGGAAGCCACCGGCAGCCCGCCGGCGGCGAGGTGCTGGCGAGCCTGCTGGTGCCGCCACTGGTCGACCAGCACCTCGAAACGTGTGCCGAGACGCGCGAGCCGCCGTTGAAGCGTGCGCGGCGACAGGCCGAGGCTGCGGGCGGCATCGACGAGCGACAGCGAGCCGGCGCGCGCGGCCGCGGCGACGATGCGTTCCAGCGCGGCCAGGAGCGCGGCATCGTCGTGCCCCTCCTGCAGCATCACCGCGGAAGGCACGCCGTCGACCTGCGGCCAGCATGCCGCGAAATGGGGGTTGGGACGGTCCAGCCAATCCGCGTCGAAGCCGATCACCAGACCCTGGTTGCTGCCGAAGGAGACATCAGACGCCAGCATGTCCTCATAGGCACGGGACGGCGCCCGCGCCTGATGCGGCAGGCTCACCCTGATCCTGCCGGCCGGCGCGGCGGCAAGGGCCCGCAGCGCCGCGACCATGAAGCCTGCGACGCCTTCGCTCAGCACCGCGCTGTGAGCAGGATCGGCATCGTCGAAACGGTGATGCCACCAGGCACGCCCCTCGGCCTCAACGAGCTGGAGCCGCACGCCGCCCTGCAGGGTCGGCATGTGACGGGCCTGGGCGGCAAGGCATTCACGCAGCGTCCGCCCGGCGAATAGGGCGTGGCCGGAGGGGCCGAGCTGCACCGGATCCGCCTTCGCGGCGAGAGCCAGGCCGAAGGTCGGCTCGCCTGCCCGGCGGGCAGCTTCCTGCAGCACGGTCGAGACCTGGCCGCGCGCGACGACGCCTGCCCCGTCCAGCGCCCCCGTTATGCCGGCGCGGTCCAGTAGCGGCGCCAGCGCCAGCCCGTGCGCATCGGCAACCTGCGGAAGCATGTGCAGCAAAGACAGCCGGATCGGATGCCGGTCCCACATCGACGCTGGTCCACCAACATTCACGAGCAGCGGCCGGCCGGCGGCGGCCACGCCGCAGGCTAGCATCATCCGCGCCTAAAGCATGCATTGTCGTAGCACAGACGGCCGGGCTTCTGGCCGCCTTGCGCCGGAGCCAGGTCAAACGCCGAAAAGCTGGCCGTCGACGGCGTCCCAGTGCAGGCGCAGGCGCGAGCCGATGCTGATCTCGTCTGAGCGGACCTGGCTCGCCGGCATGCGCACATCGACGTTGGCGCCCCAGCCCGTCACCAGCACGAAATGATAGGTTTCGCCAATGAAGGTGGCATCGGACAGAACCACGTCGATGCCGGGCCCACTTACGGCTCCGAGCGGCGACAGTCGGAGCCGATCCGGCCGAATCATCAAGCCAGCATTACCGCCGGTGGTTGCAGCGCCGTGGACCGCGACGCCTTCCAGCGCGCTGCCATCCGGAAGCGTGATATCCGCGAACGCACCTTGGCTGCGGGTGATGGTACAGTCGAGAAAATTGGAATGGCCGATGAAATCGGCGACGAAGCGGGTTCGGGGAGCCTCATAGAGCTCGCGTCCCTTGCCGAGCTGCTCGATTTTTCCGTGATTGAACAAGGCGATACGGTCGGAAAGGCTGAGTGCTTCCTCCTGATCGTGGGTGACATAGAGGATCGTCACGCCGGTCTGCCGGTGGATGCGGCGGATTTCGTCCTGGATTTCCTCGCGCAGCTTCTTGTCGAGCGCGGACAGCGGCTCGTCCATCAGAAGCAACGGAGGGTTGTAGGCCAGTGCCCGCGCCAGGGCGACTCGCTGCTGCTGGCCACCGGAAAGCTGGGCGGGCATGCGGCCGGCGAAACTCTCCAGCCGCACCAGCGCCAGCATCTCCTCGACCTTGCGGGCGATCTCCGCCGCCGGGCGGCGGCGCACGCGCAGCGGAAAGGCGACGTTCTCCGCCACGGAGAGGTGCGGGAACAGGGTGTAGCGCTGAAACACCATGCCGATATTGCGCTTGTTCGAGGGCTCGGAAAGGATGCTGCGCCCCTCCAGCCGCACATCGCCCCGCGTCGGCTCGAAGAAGCCGGCGATCATGTAGAGCGTCGTGCTCTTGCCCGAGCCCGAGGGGCCGAGAAAGGTGACGAATTCGCCGCGCGCAATCTCCAGCGACACGTCGTTGACGGCGGTGACATTGCCGAACGTCTTGGAAATATTCGCTATTTCCAGAAAGGTCATGAGCGGGCGTCCTTGCGGAGAAAGGCGGCAAGCGCCATGAGGCTGGCGGTGAGGGCGATCAGCAGCGTCGAGACGGCGGCGATGACCGGCGAGAGATCCTGCCGCAGCGTGCCATAGATGCGCACCGGCAAGGTCTGCAGGTCGGGGCTCGCCATGAAGATGGCGATCACCACCTCGTCCCAGGAGGCGAGGAAGGAAAAGATCGCCGCGCTGATCAGCCCGAGGCGGATTCCGGGCAGGGTGACGCGGATCTTGGCTTCCAGCGGGCTGGCGCCGCAGACGATGGCGGCGGTCTCGATATCCCTGTCAAACCGTTCCAGCGCATTGGAAATCGCGATGATGGAGAAGGGCAGGGCGATGACCAGATGCGCCAGCACGAAGCCCAGAAACGTGCCGTTGAGGTGCAGCCGCAGGAAAAAGGCGTAGAGCGCGACCGCCAGCACCACGACGGGCAGGATCATCGGCGTGAGGAACAGCGCCCTGAGCGCCTCACGGCCGCGAAACGTGCCGCGGGTGAGGCCGAAGGAGGCCATCAATCCGATGCCGACCGACAGCACCGTCACCACGGCAGCGATCTTGAAGCTGGTGAAGAAGGAGGCGATCCATTCGGGATCGTCGAACAGTTCCTCATACCAGCGCAGCGTCCAGCCCGGCGGCGGGAATTGCAGCCATTGCGAGGAGCCGAAGGACAGGGCGACGATGAGCAGGATCGGCAGCAGCAGATAGGCGCCGACCAGCAGGGCGATGAGGCCGAGGGCGACCCGCCAGGGGCCGAGACGGGCGAAATCGAGCAGCATGGCGCCTAGCCCCTCGCCTGACCGAAGCCGAAAAAGCGAAGCTGCACCATATAGATGGCGAGCGTGATCACCAGCAGCACCAGCGCCGCCGCGCCCGCCAGCCCCCAGTCGAGCAGCGACTGCACCAGCTGCGCGATCAGTTCCGCCAGCATCATGTTGGCGGTGCCGCCGAGCAAAGCCGGGGTGATGAAATAGCCGAGCGACATGACGAACACCATCAGCGCGCCGGCGGCGATGCCGGAGGCGGTGAGGGGAAGCATGACGCGCGTGAAAGCCTGAAAACGGCTGGCGCCGCAAAGGGATGCGGCCTGGAAGATGGCGGGGTCGATGGAGCGGATGGTGGCGTGCAGCGGCAAAATCATGAAGGGCAGCATGATGTAGGTCATGCCGATGGTGACGCCGACGAGGTTGTTGATCAGCGGCAGCGGCTCGGAAATCAGGCCGAGATCCATCAGCGTGCGGTTGATGATGCCGGTGCGCTGGAGCAGCACCATCCAGGCATAGGTGCGGGCGAGAAGGTTGGTCCACATCGACAGGATGACGATGGCGAACAGCAGCCGCGACCAGAAGGACGGCGCGATGGCGAGGAACCAGGCCACTGGAAAGCCGAGAAGAACCGTCACCGCCGTCACGGTGAAAGCGACAAGAAAGGTGTTCCCCAGCACCTTGAGATAGGTCGTCGAACCGAAGAAGGCGGCGTAGTTCTGCAGCCCCGGCGCCGGTTCCAGCACGCTGCGCAGCAGCAGCGCCAGCACCGGAATCACGAAGACGAACACAACCAGAGCGAGCGCCGGCACTACGGGCGCGATCCCGCCGGCGCGCGGACGTGCGGCGGCGGGAGGGCGGGCGATCGGCGCGTCGGTGACGGTCATGAGGGCTCGATCAGGACGGTTCGATGAGTGCAGTGAGGTGGACGATGAGGCCGAGGAGGACGGAATGGGCTGCCCGTCCTCGCCCGGCGCCTTGCCGCGCTCCCGTGGGACGGGGAGCGCGGCTCTCATCAGGCAAGGTGCCGCAGGGTCACTCCGCCTGCCAGGCGTACCAGCGCTTGCCGATCTCGTCGCGATGGGCGGCCCAGTAGCCCATGTCGAGATTGATCTGCGAGCCGGTGTGCTTGTCCGGCAGGTTGGCGGCCACGTCCTTCGGCATCAGCGCGGCAGACTTCACATTCACAGGCGCATAACCGCTCTCGGTGGCGAAGCTCGCCTGCCCCTCGGGGCTGGTGGCCTCGGCGATGAACTTCATCGCCGCTTCCTTGTTCTTCGAACCCTTGGGCACGACCAGCATGTCGGCGGCGGTCAGGTTCTGCTCCCAGGACAGGTCGACCTTCTCGCCGCTCTGCTGCAGGGCGAAGATGCGCCCGTTCCAGAACTGGCCGATCGGCGCCTCGCCGGAGGCGAGCAGCTGCTGCGACTGCGCGCCGGTGCCCCACCAGACGATGTCCTTCTTGATGCTGTCGAGCTTCTTGAAGGCGCGGTCGAGGTCGAGCGGGTAGAGCTTGTCGGCCGGCACGCCATCCGCCAGCAGGGCGATTTCCAGCACGCCCGGCGCCGACCATTTGTAGAAGGTGCGCTTGCCGGGGAAGCTCTTGGTGTCGAACACATCCGCCCAGCTCTTGGGCGCCTTGCCCTTGAGACTCGCCGGGTTGAAGCCGAGCACGAAGGAATAATAGAAACTGCCCACCGCATGGTCGGTGACGAAGCGCGGGTCGATCTCGCCGCGCTTGACGATGGAAAAGTCGATCGGCTCGATCAGCCCGTCCTTGGCGGCGGCGGCGGCGAAATCGGCCTCCACATCCACCACGTCCCAGGAGACATTGCCGCTCTCGACCATGGCTTTCAGCTTGCCATAGTCGGTCGGGCCGTCCTGCTTGACGGTGATGCCGGTTTCCTTGGTGAAGGGCACGGCCCAGCTCTTCTTCTGGGCGTCCTGGGTGGTGCCGCCCCAGCTGGTGAAGACGATCGAGCCCGACTGCGCCACCGCCGCGCCGGCGAGGCCGGCGGCGAGGGCGAGGGCGGCAATTCCGAGAGTCCGGGATCTGCGCGACATGTTAGTCCCCTTTGGTTGGCATTTGGCGTGGAAGGCGGCGCGTTGGGGCGCTCGGTTCGTTCAGGGAAGGCGGAGCGGCGCGGGGCGCCGTCAGTCCAGCGGCGAGAACGCCGTCGGCAGCAGGATCTTGTTTTCCATGGTCTCGATCAGCGCCTGGATCTTCGGCAGGAAGGCGAGCCAGGCGGGATCGGCGTTCAACCGCGCCCGGCGGGCGGCGCGGTCATCGAGGCTGGCATAGGCCCAGATATGGACGATCTCGTTGAGCGGGCCGATCTCGCTGGTGAAATAGCCGACCAACTGGCCGAGATGGCTCTTCTGCAGGGCGATGCCTTCTTCCGCCACCAGCTTCACATAGGCGGGGACGGCGCCGGTCTTCAGGCGATAGGTGCGCATCTCGTAGAGCATGGCGGGGCCTCAGCGCATGATGAAGGGATCGTCGATCGGCGCGTCGGAGGTGCGCAGCCAGACCGATTTGGTGCGGGTGTAGTCGCGGATCGAGTCCGCCCCGCCCTCGCGGCCGAGGCCGGACAGGCCGTAGCCGCCGAAGGGCACGATGGGGGAGACGGCGCGGTAGGTGTTGACCCAGACGATGCCGGCGCGCAGGCGGCGGATCAGCCGGTGGGCGCGGGTGAGATCGCGGGTGAACACGCCGGCGGCGAGGCCGAACGGGCTGTCATTGGCCTTGGCGAGCGCGTCGGCCTCGCCCTCGAAGCTGATGACGCTGAGCACGGGGCCGAACAGTTCCTCCGCCGCGCAGGGCACTTCATTGCCGGCGCAGGCGAGGATGGTGGGGGCGTAGTAATTGCCCGACGCAAAGCCCTCCGCCCGCTGCCCGCCGGTCACCAGCGTGGCGCCGGCTTTGAGGCTGGCGGCGACGACCTGCTCGATATGCTCAAGCTGGCGCGCGGTGGCGAGCGGGCCCATCTCCGTCGCTGGCTCCTGCGGGTCGCCGATGCGGATGCGGCGCGCCTTCTCGCTGAGGATGGCGAGCAGCTTGTCGCGGACGCTTTCCTCGACGAAGAGGCGGGAGCCGGCGACGCAGCTCTGGCCGGAGGCGGCGAAGATGCCGGCCACCACCGCATTCGCCGCGCTCTCAAGGTCGGCATCGGCGAAGACAAGCACCGGCGACTTGCCGCCGAGTTCCAGCGTCGTAAAAGCGAGGTTCTCCGCCGTGTTGCGCACCACATGGCGCGCGGTGCCCGGCCCGCCGGTGAAGGCGACGCGGGACACGAGGCGGTGCGCGGTCAGCGTCTTGCCGCACTCCTCGCCGAAGCCGGTGATGATGTTGACGACGCCGGGGGGAAAGCCGGCCTCATGCACCAGCCGGGCGAAGGCGAGCAGCGGGGCGGGGCCTTCCTCCGAGGCTTTCAGCACCACGGTGCAGCCGGCCGCCAGCGCCGGGCCGAGCTTCACCGCCGAGAGAAAGAGCTGCGAGTTCCACGGCACCACGGCGGCGACGACGCCGATGGGCTCGCGCCGCAGCCAGGCTTCCATATCCGGCTTGTCGACAGGCAGGTGGGAGCCTTCGACCTTGTCGGCGAGGCCGCCGAAATAGCGATAATATTCCGCGACATAGCCGATCTGCGCCCGCGTCTCGCGGATGATCTTGCCGGTGTCGCGGGTCTCAAGCGCGGCGAGTTCCTGCGCATGGGCGGCGACGAGGTCGCCGAGCTTGATCAGCAGCTTGCCGCGCGCCGTGGCGGTGAGGTTGGCCCATTCCGGCGCCTCGAAAGCGCGGTGAGCGGCTTCCACGGCGCGGTTCACGTCGGCGCTGGTGGCCGCCGGCATCACCGCCCAGGGCTGGCCGGTGGCGGGGTCATAGCTTTCGAAGCTCGACCCGCCGGTGACGAAGGCGCCGTCAATATAGAGCCGGAAATCGTCGCGCAGCGCGGTCATCGCTTCATCCTCACGCAAAGGCCGGCAGGACGTGGCGGATGAAGCGGTCCAGCGACTTCGCCTTGCGCGCATGGCTGATGCCGGCGTCGATCCACAGCGAGAACTGGTCGAAGCCGAGCGCCTCATAACCTTTGAGCCGCGCAATCACCTCGTCGGGCTCGCCGATGACGAGATTCTTGCGGACGACCTCCGGTGCGAAGTGCGGGGCGGCGGCGCGCTCCTCCGGCGTCAGCGGTGCCATGATCGCCTGATGGATCGGCCGCTTATTGGCGAACCACGCGCCGAACAGCCCGTACCAGGCGGAGAGATCGTCGGCGAGCTGGTCGGCTTCAGTGGGGGAATCCGCGACGAAACAGTGCTGCAGCAGCATGATCTTCGGGCGCGGCACGTCGGGATGCTCAGTCACGGCGGTGTTGAAGCGCTGCATCAGGCTCGCCACCTCGCCATCGCCGGAGGCGAGCGGCGTCACCTGCACATTGCAGCCATTGGCGACGGCGAAGGCGTGGCTGTTGGGATCGCGCGCGGCGATCCAGATCGGCGGGCCGTCCTTCTGCACGGGCTTGGGCGAGGCGGTGGAG is a genomic window of Ancylobacter sp. IITR112 containing:
- a CDS encoding AraC family transcriptional regulator ligand-binding domain-containing protein, whose amino-acid sequence is MWDRHPIRLSLLHMLPQVADAHGLALAPLLDRAGITGALDGAGVVARGQVSTVLQEAARRAGEPTFGLALAAKADPVQLGPSGHALFAGRTLRECLAAQARHMPTLQGGVRLQLVEAEGRAWWHHRFDDADPAHSAVLSEGVAGFMVAALRALAAAPAGRIRVSLPHQARAPSRAYEDMLASDVSFGSNQGLVIGFDADWLDRPNPHFAACWPQVDGVPSAVMLQEGHDDAALLAALERIVAAAARAGSLSLVDAARSLGLSPRTLQRRLARLGTRFEVLVDQWRHQQARQHLAAGGLPVASIARLLGYSDPAHFIRAFRRWEGDAPQLWRRSQLAPNGN
- a CDS encoding helix-turn-helix domain-containing protein gives rise to the protein MQARLFNIDEAAERLGISPRTLREHVRHGEITFIAMGRGTEKIRRMFAESDLDTFVERRRRSEPCPSINPRGRRSSTTTSSGPVVDFTALRAAKRAAKQKPSNA
- a CDS encoding ABC transporter ATP-binding protein, giving the protein MTFLEIANISKTFGNVTAVNDVSLEIARGEFVTFLGPSGSGKSTTLYMIAGFFEPTRGDVRLEGRSILSEPSNKRNIGMVFQRYTLFPHLSVAENVAFPLRVRRRPAAEIARKVEEMLALVRLESFAGRMPAQLSGGQQQRVALARALAYNPPLLLMDEPLSALDKKLREEIQDEIRRIHRQTGVTILYVTHDQEEALSLSDRIALFNHGKIEQLGKGRELYEAPRTRFVADFIGHSNFLDCTITRSQGAFADITLPDGSALEGVAVHGAATTGGNAGLMIRPDRLRLSPLGAVSGPGIDVVLSDATFIGETYHFVLVTGWGANVDVRMPASQVRSDEISIGSRLRLHWDAVDGQLFGV
- the ssb gene encoding single-stranded DNA-binding protein encodes the protein MAGSVNKAILIGHLGRDPEIRTFQNGGRIASMRLATSETWRDKDSGERKERTQWHSVVIFNEPLVKVAEQYLRKGSKVYVEGQIETRKHTDQAGVERYYTEVVLRPFRGEITLLDRQETGTRGTPEDYTRTDPPREAAGATRRFGDQGAATDMDDEIPF
- a CDS encoding DUF4031 domain-containing protein, yielding MTVYVDPAVWPFGRMLMCHMWADTLDELLGMADRIGVQRKWIQGHPTLSLPQARKASWVHFDISKAKRALAVSAGAVETDQFGGLEWQARRQIASTDPAIVLIGEARLARVMEARRARETQGSLL
- a CDS encoding ABC transporter permease, whose amino-acid sequence is MLLDFARLGPWRVALGLIALLVGAYLLLPILLIVALSFGSSQWLQFPPPGWTLRWYEELFDDPEWIASFFTSFKIAAVVTVLSVGIGLMASFGLTRGTFRGREALRALFLTPMILPVVVLAVALYAFFLRLHLNGTFLGFVLAHLVIALPFSIIAISNALERFDRDIETAAIVCGASPLEAKIRVTLPGIRLGLISAAIFSFLASWDEVVIAIFMASPDLQTLPVRIYGTLRQDLSPVIAAVSTLLIALTASLMALAAFLRKDARS
- a CDS encoding arylsulfatase; amino-acid sequence: MTERDLPSTAAPAGAPSRRDVLAGSAGFLAAVSGLSLLAAGARAENAPRPHILYIMADDLGFADVGFHGSDIRTPHLDRLAAEGARLGQFYTQPMCTPTRAALMTGRYPMRYGLQVGVIPSGADYGLATDEFLLPQALKEVGYRTSLVGKWHLGHAERKYWPRQRGFDSFYGPLVGEIDHFRHEAHGVTDWYRDNALLKEEGYDTELFGAEAVRQISGHDAATPLFLYLAFTAPHTPYQAPQSYLDQYAAIADPQRRAYAAMITAMDEQIGKVVAALDARGLRQNTLIVFHSDNGGTRNKMFAGEGAVTGELPPSNAPLREGKGTLYEGGTRVVALANWPGRIAPGTAEGVMHVVDMLPTLARLAGASLGRAPVLDGGDAWPVLAAGATGRAEVLYNVDPTQGALREGEWKLVWHVALPPRVELFDLASDPSESRDLSAARPDKVAQMQQRVVDFARTMAPPLFYSAALKTTLSAPLAQPGEALYEMGLEND
- a CDS encoding formylglycine-generating enzyme family protein; the encoded protein is MQVTFLAEGDCDPAAPSPVSMAWIPGGLFTMGSDRHYPEEAPAHRVAVDGFFIDRTPVTNRAFAAFVAATGYRTLAEREPRAEDYPDADPRLLAPGSLVFTAPEAPVAREDWTRWWRFVPGADWRHPQGPGSGVDDRLDHPVVHVAHEDALAYAHWCGKELPSEAEWEFAARGGLDGAEFAWGETLVLGGLHRANTWQGMFPHENLGEDGYIGTSPVLAFPANGYGLFDMIGNVWEWTDDWYAPSHGETLPAAKPCCVSRNPRGARRADSLDLFAPGRPLPRKVLKGGSHLCAPSYCRRYRPAARHPQTLDTASVHIGFRCIRRVGSPDFPRA